The Candidatus Aminicenantes bacterium genome includes a region encoding these proteins:
- a CDS encoding Gfo/Idh/MocA family oxidoreductase, whose product MIPNDSKKEAPLSRRTFLKSSAAAGLGAAVSGAGLARQDAPAQATPAKPAPKPDDLRIALIGAGEQGRVLMESCLRIPGIRIVAICDIWSYSQQYARGYLRKYKQDPVVYEDYRELLAKEKGLTAAVVATPDWMHAEHANACMNAGLHVYCEKEMSNTLERARTMVETARRTGRFLQIGHQRRSNPRYIHAIDKVMRERKVLGRVNLAYAQWNRSKADMLGWPKTYPIDTAKLQAYGYSNMEEFRNWRWYKRFGGGPIVDLGSHQIDLFSWVFGSNPSSVLASGGVDYYKNREWYDNVMAIFEYPTAEGTARAMYQVQTTTKNGGFYEVFMGDDGAMQISEVAQRGNWAMREAHAPEWDSLVKDGLLLSEAAPLQKVETKNVFVDVRVTAEAGRWPLPVDLAKPAHQPHLENFFDAVRGGGKLNCPAEMAYESAVAVIKVNEAVRNGMPYRFTPAMFKA is encoded by the coding sequence ATGATACCTAACGATTCCAAAAAAGAGGCTCCCCTCTCACGTCGCACATTCTTGAAATCATCCGCTGCGGCCGGGCTCGGAGCTGCCGTATCCGGGGCCGGGCTGGCTCGCCAGGACGCCCCCGCACAGGCCACGCCGGCCAAGCCGGCTCCCAAGCCCGACGACCTGCGCATCGCTTTGATCGGGGCGGGCGAGCAGGGGCGGGTGCTGATGGAATCGTGCCTCCGCATCCCGGGCATCCGGATCGTCGCCATCTGCGACATCTGGTCTTACAGCCAGCAATACGCCCGCGGTTACCTGCGCAAGTACAAGCAGGACCCGGTCGTCTACGAGGACTACCGCGAGCTGCTGGCCAAGGAGAAGGGACTGACGGCGGCCGTCGTGGCCACCCCCGATTGGATGCACGCCGAGCACGCCAACGCCTGCATGAATGCGGGCCTTCACGTCTACTGCGAAAAAGAAATGTCCAACACGCTGGAGAGGGCCCGGACCATGGTCGAGACCGCCCGCCGCACCGGCCGGTTCCTCCAGATCGGCCACCAGCGCCGCTCCAACCCCCGCTACATCCACGCCATCGACAAGGTCATGCGCGAGCGCAAGGTCCTGGGCCGGGTCAACCTGGCTTATGCCCAGTGGAACCGGTCCAAGGCCGACATGCTCGGCTGGCCCAAGACCTACCCGATCGACACGGCCAAGCTCCAGGCCTACGGCTACTCCAATATGGAGGAGTTCCGCAACTGGCGCTGGTACAAGCGCTTCGGCGGCGGCCCCATCGTCGATCTCGGCTCGCACCAGATCGATCTCTTCTCTTGGGTCTTCGGGTCCAACCCCAGCTCGGTCCTGGCTTCGGGCGGCGTCGATTATTACAAGAACCGCGAATGGTACGACAACGTCATGGCCATCTTTGAATACCCGACCGCGGAGGGCACGGCCCGGGCCATGTATCAGGTCCAGACGACGACCAAGAACGGCGGCTTCTACGAAGTCTTCATGGGCGACGACGGTGCCATGCAGATCTCCGAGGTCGCCCAGCGCGGCAACTGGGCCATGCGCGAGGCCCATGCCCCCGAGTGGGACTCGCTGGTCAAGGACGGGCTGCTGCTGTCCGAAGCGGCGCCCCTACAGAAGGTCGAGACCAAGAACGTCTTCGTCGACGTCCGGGTCACCGCCGAGGCCGGCCGCTGGCCCCTGCCGGTGGATCTGGCCAAGCCCGCCCACCAGCCGCATCTCGAAAACTTCTTCGACGCCGTGCGGGGCGGAGGCAAGCTGAACTGCCCGGCCGAGATGGCCTACGAAAGCGCCGTGGCCGTCATTAAAGTCAACGAGGCCGTCCGCAACGGCATGCCTTAC